In Umboniibacter marinipuniceus, the sequence CGGCCATTAATAAATGTCAGTATCATCAGCGCGACAACATTAAAGGCGAAAAGATAACCTACTTTATCGATGTCGATATCATATAGCTCAATGTAAACATATGAGCCAGAGATCAGAAACGAAAACAAGCAAGCAAAGCTGAAAGCCCCTGCGCACATCAGCGCGAGACTCACAGGGTCCGCAAAGATCTTGCGATAGTTTCTTAGTGAGCGCCCAATAGCAAGTGGTTGTCGGTATTCCTTGGCAAGCGTCTCAGGTATGAATAGCATCACTAAGATACAGGCCGCCAACCCCAGTAATGCTAGCGACCAAAAGATGCCTCGCCAACCAAACCAGAGGGCCACATAACCACCAATGAGCGGCGCAACGAGCGGAGCTAGTGTCATCACCAGAACAATGAAGCTCATCATCCTCGAGAAATCGTCCTGCTCGAACATGTCCTTCACAATGGCCGAAATCATTACTCCTGAGGCGGCGCCCGCCACCCCCTGGAGAGACCGCCAGAGATTCAGTTCGCTAATACTTTCGGCACGCGCGCACAAAATAGCGGTGATGGCGAAGAGAATAGAGCCCACCAGCATAACTCGCCGGCGACCAACGCTATCGGAGATAGGACCAACCACTAGTTGCCCGAGGGCGAAGCCAACCGAGAATAGCGTAAGCGTTTGCTGTACCTGAGTTGCTGAAGCCTCAAAGGCCAACCCAATTTGAGGAAGCGCAGGCAAGTACATATCGATGGCCAACGGCGTTAGCGCAGCGATAAATCCGAGTAGCGCAATCAGCGGCCAATTTAGCGCTGGTAGCTGCCGTTGGTTTGACATGTACAAACTCCGTTCCGTGTTAGCTAAGCCTAATCGAGATTAGGCGTGGGTGCTAAGTTTCTGTTTGCCGCAGGTAGAAACGGCTCAATCGCTGAATCGCTCGCTCCATATCAGCTCGTGACACACAGAAACTCAAGCGAACAAAACCCGAGGCTGAAGTCCCGAAGGCATCCCCGACCAGCACCGAGACCCCTTCTTGATCTAATAACTGTTCGGCAAAGCCTTGTGCGCTAAGACCGGTTGGCCGAATATCTAACATTAAAAACATGCCCGCTGGCGGAATAAACGGCAAGGGTATACCCGCGGCTCGCAAAGTCGCCACGGCAACATCGCGTCGAGCGCGGTAAGTCTCTCGCATTACTTGAGTAATGGAAGCATGCTCGCTAAACGCCA encodes:
- a CDS encoding Bcr/CflA family multidrug efflux MFS transporter translates to MSNQRQLPALNWPLIALLGFIAALTPLAIDMYLPALPQIGLAFEASATQVQQTLTLFSVGFALGQLVVGPISDSVGRRRVMLVGSILFAITAILCARAESISELNLWRSLQGVAGAASGVMISAIVKDMFEQDDFSRMMSFIVLVMTLAPLVAPLIGGYVALWFGWRGIFWSLALLGLAACILVMLFIPETLAKEYRQPLAIGRSLRNYRKIFADPVSLALMCAGAFSFACLFSFLISGSYVYIELYDIDIDKVGYLFAFNVVALMILTFINGRFVGRKGAPHMLRWGLYVQFFGAMLLLPSIFVDGIIWLVVIPCMVIIGATTMVGSNLMAKLLQRHSTMAGTASSVVGSFRFGVGALIGSASTILPFNVQTNMALTIVISASASMFCYRLHRGFKVRHG